In Acidimicrobiia bacterium, the DNA window ACCAGACATGTTGCGGACAACCGGCCTTCAACGTCGGCTACCGCGATCAGGCCAGGGCGATGGCCGAGCACACGATCGAGGTGCTCGACGCCACGGAGGGGACGAGCGTGGTTCCTT includes these proteins:
- a CDS encoding (Fe-S)-binding protein, producing the protein MSKVQLFVTCLVDSFFPEVGEAVVAVLERHGCTVEFPFDQTCCGQPAFNVGYRDQARAMAEHTIEVLDATEGTSVVP